In the Candidatus Saccharibacteria bacterium oral taxon 488 genome, one interval contains:
- the pgk gene encoding phosphoglycerate kinase, whose product MGRFFKQTIHDVNLRGLTVLVRVDYNVPLTATGGIASDLRIRASLPTLRYLLEQRCKIVLMSHLGRPKGADPTYSLRPVARRLAELLGRPVQFIDGCVGDKLRQAARHMAAGDILMLENLRFYDEESRDDTVFAKAIARAVRPDYFVQDGFAVVHRAHASTHAITLYVPGLAGDLLVHEYTALTAAMSRPARPVVAIIGGVKIADKIALIERLIDKADTILIGGAMANTFLAYRGHRMGHSTVEPDQEQVLAAIYHRAAGKVGDEQVDQFLRLPSDVAVALSPEASGDRHEVSVDGIGEHEMALDIGAQTMAQFASVIASAKTVIWNGPLGYSTNPLFARGSARIAEAIVQNHGVTSIIGGGDTAEFVLRWDGHDGKQFSHISTGGGASLELMSGKKLPGVESLLDAHGLK is encoded by the coding sequence GTGGGCAGATTTTTCAAGCAAACAATTCATGACGTTAATCTCCGCGGGCTGACCGTCCTGGTGCGGGTTGATTATAATGTGCCCTTGACTGCGACTGGTGGGATTGCCAGCGACTTACGAATTCGCGCTAGTTTGCCGACTCTGCGCTATCTATTAGAGCAACGCTGCAAGATTGTTTTGATGAGTCACCTCGGGCGGCCAAAGGGGGCCGATCCGACGTATAGCCTGCGTCCAGTGGCGCGCCGACTGGCTGAGCTGCTCGGGCGGCCAGTGCAGTTTATTGATGGCTGTGTCGGTGATAAACTTCGTCAAGCAGCGCGGCATATGGCAGCCGGCGACATACTGATGCTAGAAAATTTGCGGTTTTATGACGAGGAGTCGCGTGATGATACGGTGTTTGCCAAGGCAATTGCTCGGGCGGTGCGGCCGGATTATTTTGTGCAGGATGGTTTTGCGGTGGTACATCGAGCTCACGCCAGTACCCATGCGATTACGCTATACGTGCCGGGGCTAGCCGGTGACCTGTTGGTGCACGAATATACCGCGCTAACCGCAGCGATGTCACGTCCAGCGCGACCAGTAGTGGCGATTATTGGTGGTGTGAAAATTGCTGATAAGATTGCGCTGATTGAGCGGCTGATTGATAAAGCTGACACAATTTTGATTGGTGGGGCGATGGCCAATACCTTCCTCGCCTACCGCGGCCACAGGATGGGTCACAGCACAGTTGAGCCGGATCAAGAGCAAGTGCTCGCGGCCATCTACCACCGTGCTGCCGGGAAGGTTGGTGATGAACAGGTCGATCAGTTCTTGCGGCTACCTAGCGACGTAGCGGTGGCGTTGTCACCAGAAGCATCGGGTGATCGTCATGAAGTGTCGGTTGATGGGATCGGTGAGCATGAGATGGCGCTAGATATTGGTGCTCAGACGATGGCACAATTTGCCTCAGTGATTGCCTCGGCCAAAACAGTCATTTGGAATGGGCCGCTGGGGTACTCGACTAACCCGTTGTTTGCTCGAGGGTCGGCTCGGATCGCTGAAGCCATCGTACAAAACCACGGCGTCACCTCAATCATTGGCGGCGGCGATACGGCAGAGTTTGTCCTTAGGTGGGATGGGCATGACGGCAAGCAATTTTCGCATATTTCTACCGGTGGCGGGGCTAGCCTCGAGCTGATGAGCGGCAAAAAATTACCAGGTGTGGAAAGTTTACTAGACGCACACGGACTAAAATGA
- the rnc gene encoding ribonuclease III: MSGMNTAPYQEFAREKLGFEFNNLDLLITALTHRSYVNEHRKSVHEHNERLEFLGDAVLELAVTEYLFTNFSEPEGILTAWRAALVRTESIGDAGDTLGYGSLIRMSKGEKNGSDRAHLQILANAFEAVIGAIYLERGFDDARDFIHKHIIVKLDGILESGSWRDPKSYLQEISQRVDGQTPVYKVLGEEGPDHDKVFTLGVFVGETLMGRGVGPSKQVAQQQAARQAIARYRAANSEQ; this comes from the coding sequence ATGAGCGGGATGAATACGGCGCCGTATCAGGAGTTTGCGCGTGAGAAGTTGGGGTTTGAGTTTAATAATTTGGATCTGTTGATTACGGCTTTGACGCATCGTAGCTACGTTAATGAACACCGAAAATCAGTCCACGAGCATAACGAGCGGTTGGAATTCCTCGGTGATGCGGTGTTGGAGCTAGCAGTCACGGAATATTTGTTTACGAATTTTTCTGAGCCAGAAGGTATTTTGACAGCGTGGCGGGCGGCACTGGTGCGGACGGAAAGTATCGGCGATGCGGGTGATACCTTGGGCTACGGGTCGCTGATTCGCATGTCCAAGGGTGAGAAAAATGGTTCGGATCGGGCGCATTTGCAGATTTTGGCCAATGCCTTTGAAGCAGTCATTGGCGCGATTTATCTGGAGCGTGGCTTTGACGATGCGCGCGATTTTATTCATAAACATATCATCGTTAAGTTGGACGGAATTTTGGAATCAGGCAGCTGGCGCGATCCGAAGTCGTATTTGCAGGAAATTTCTCAGCGCGTTGATGGTCAGACGCCGGTGTACAAAGTTTTGGGCGAGGAAGGTCCAGATCATGATAAGGTTTTCACGCTTGGGGTGTTCGTCGGTGAAACGCTGATGGGACGCGGCGTGGGTCCGTCCAAGCAGGTGGCTCAACAGCAAGCCGCCCGCCAAGCGATCGCTCGATATCGGGCAGCTAATTCTGAACAGTGA
- a CDS encoding NUDIX domain-containing protein, with protein MKTSSFDHIKKYFGGRKKPSIQEIVREPTAGGVVFRRNKKGDVEFLLYQDARDRWTIPKGHVEPGETAQAAAKREVGEEAGLKNIEVCGWLGKINFRYRRLDKLVLISQQVYLMKALDPDEKLQKEDWMNGLAWFTFHEALDEIEYEDIGKLILLAMKRIRQENL; from the coding sequence ATGAAGACAAGCAGCTTTGATCATATTAAGAAATATTTTGGCGGTCGCAAAAAACCGTCGATCCAAGAAATAGTTCGCGAGCCAACCGCCGGTGGTGTGGTGTTTCGACGCAATAAAAAAGGTGATGTTGAGTTTCTACTCTACCAAGACGCGCGGGATCGCTGGACAATTCCCAAGGGCCACGTTGAGCCGGGCGAGACGGCACAGGCTGCCGCCAAGCGTGAGGTTGGTGAAGAGGCTGGCCTCAAGAATATCGAGGTATGTGGCTGGCTGGGCAAGATTAATTTTCGCTATCGCCGGCTTGATAAGTTAGTGCTGATTTCGCAGCAAGTGTACCTGATGAAGGCGCTTGATCCGGACGAAAAACTGCAAAAAGAAGACTGGATGAATGGCCTGGCGTGGTTTACCTTTCATGAGGCGCTGGATGAGATCGAGTATGAGGATATTGGCAAGCTGATTCTGCTCGCTATGAAACGAATCAGGCAGGAGAATCTATAG
- the nusB gene encoding transcription antitermination factor NusB: MASNRHLGRIVALQTLYEIEFRQEVGDSGVNVADILTRNLEKYKSSVDDVEFVRGLINGVTTHKAELDDKLRPLAPEWPIEQISRIDRTVLRLGLYELLFSRAAVPPKVAINEAVELAKTFGSDNSGKFVNGVLGTAYRSLQEDADEDKQL; encoded by the coding sequence ATGGCTTCAAACCGTCATTTGGGACGAATCGTCGCGTTGCAGACCTTATACGAGATTGAGTTTCGCCAGGAAGTTGGCGACAGCGGGGTTAATGTCGCCGATATCTTGACGCGCAATCTTGAGAAATACAAATCGTCAGTCGATGATGTTGAGTTTGTGCGGGGTCTGATCAATGGCGTCACCACGCATAAAGCAGAGCTTGATGATAAACTTCGTCCGCTGGCGCCAGAATGGCCGATTGAGCAGATATCGCGAATTGACCGGACGGTATTGCGGCTCGGGCTGTATGAATTATTGTTTTCTCGGGCAGCAGTGCCACCAAAAGTGGCTATCAACGAGGCAGTGGAACTGGCAAAAACGTTTGGTTCGGATAACTCAGGGAAATTTGTGAACGGTGTGCTCGGCACAGCGTATCGCTCCCTTCAAGAGGATGCCGATGAAGACAAGCAGCTTTGA
- a CDS encoding leucine--tRNA ligase, with amino-acid sequence MKRYNPTEIEKKWQDKWEADGTYVTDLGDTTRPKYYSLSMLPGITGAGIHIGHGRTFQFADIKARLKRQQGYNTYHPIGWDSFGLPVENYAIKVGKTPRVAHDEAKAHFIAQLKRLGFSYDWSKEISTADPEYYKWTQWIFTQLYKHDLAYQKEQPQWWCDTDNTVLANEQVEGGKCWRCGNPVTKRNLKQWFFRITAYADEILEATDDLDWTDMVKTMQKNWIGRSVGAEVEFVVEGRDDVITVFTTRPDTLFGATYVALAPEHPLVSQLVNADTRAKVEAYIQAAQKKSDVERQENKDKTGVFTGSYAINPVNGQKLPIWVADYILGGYGTGAIMAVPAHDERDLEFAEKFDLPVVQVIEKPENSADAGCYTGEGELINSGDFDGLRSEEAREQVVAWLEQQGLGRSKTTYKMRDWLISRQRYWGAPIPMVHVDGYEPIAVADECLPVILPEVENFKPTGGNTSVLAQVDDWVRVWVDVETGKTVPITEPKPAGDNWYEGRRETDTLDGYACSSWYFLRYLDPHNNAEAWDPARISHWMPVDYYNGADHAVAHLLYSRFWMRFFYKLGLVPTPEPFKRMMYNAYIMAPDGQKMSKSKGNVIDPMEIMDSGYGADALRVYEMFIAPYDMDAPWDPRGVPGTYRFLNRVWNLVQEFVVADTSPSTNPSLSDPSSSTDSSELLRLTHLTIKKVTRDIEDEKFNTAVAAMMEMVNGLYKLKETHGMQATETWQFALESLLQILAPFAPHITEELWQELGHSDTIHVDHWPKWDEKYLVSDVMTIIVQVNGKLRSRLELPADADKETIEQRALDDEKVRAYLDARTPKKVIYVPGKLVNIVV; translated from the coding sequence ATGAAACGCTACAATCCGACGGAAATTGAGAAAAAATGGCAAGATAAGTGGGAGGCTGATGGTACCTATGTCACTGACCTTGGTGATACGACGCGCCCTAAGTACTATAGTCTAAGCATGCTTCCTGGTATTACTGGCGCGGGTATTCACATCGGTCACGGTCGGACGTTTCAGTTTGCCGATATTAAAGCGCGCCTCAAGCGTCAGCAGGGCTATAATACTTATCATCCAATTGGCTGGGATAGCTTTGGCCTCCCCGTAGAAAATTACGCCATCAAGGTCGGTAAAACGCCGCGAGTGGCGCACGACGAAGCCAAGGCGCATTTCATCGCTCAGCTGAAGCGCCTCGGCTTTAGCTACGATTGGTCAAAGGAGATTTCCACCGCCGACCCCGAGTACTACAAATGGACCCAGTGGATTTTTACGCAGCTGTACAAACACGATTTGGCGTACCAGAAGGAGCAGCCGCAGTGGTGGTGCGATACCGACAATACGGTGCTAGCTAACGAGCAAGTTGAGGGCGGCAAATGTTGGCGTTGCGGTAACCCCGTCACCAAGCGCAACCTCAAACAGTGGTTTTTCCGCATCACCGCCTATGCTGATGAAATTCTAGAGGCGACTGACGACCTAGACTGGACGGACATGGTCAAGACCATGCAGAAAAATTGGATTGGCCGGTCGGTTGGCGCGGAGGTTGAGTTTGTAGTTGAAGGCCGCGACGACGTCATAACTGTTTTCACCACGCGTCCTGACACGCTGTTTGGCGCGACGTATGTGGCGCTGGCGCCAGAACATCCATTGGTTTCTCAGCTAGTCAATGCCGACACGCGTGCCAAGGTTGAAGCATACATTCAAGCAGCACAGAAAAAATCCGACGTTGAACGCCAGGAAAATAAAGACAAAACTGGCGTCTTTACTGGCAGCTATGCCATCAACCCGGTCAACGGCCAGAAGCTACCAATTTGGGTGGCGGACTACATACTCGGCGGTTACGGTACTGGCGCGATTATGGCGGTGCCGGCGCATGATGAGCGCGATTTGGAGTTTGCCGAAAAATTTGATTTGCCAGTAGTGCAAGTGATTGAAAAGCCAGAAAACTCGGCGGATGCTGGCTGCTACACGGGCGAAGGCGAATTGATTAACTCGGGCGATTTTGACGGCCTGCGCAGCGAAGAGGCTCGCGAACAGGTGGTAGCCTGGCTGGAGCAACAGGGCTTGGGCCGGAGTAAGACTACCTATAAAATGCGCGATTGGTTGATTTCTCGCCAGCGGTACTGGGGTGCGCCGATTCCGATGGTTCATGTTGATGGTTATGAGCCAATTGCCGTGGCGGATGAGTGCTTGCCGGTGATTTTGCCAGAAGTCGAGAACTTCAAGCCGACGGGCGGTAACACCTCGGTCCTAGCGCAAGTTGATGATTGGGTGCGCGTGTGGGTTGATGTTGAGACGGGTAAAACGGTGCCGATCACCGAGCCAAAACCAGCGGGCGATAATTGGTATGAAGGGCGGCGCGAAACTGACACACTGGACGGCTATGCCTGTTCCAGCTGGTATTTCCTACGCTATCTTGACCCGCACAATAATGCCGAGGCGTGGGATCCAGCGCGCATTAGTCATTGGATGCCGGTCGATTATTACAACGGTGCCGACCATGCGGTGGCGCATCTGTTGTACAGTCGTTTTTGGATGCGATTTTTCTATAAACTGGGCTTGGTGCCGACGCCGGAGCCGTTCAAGCGGATGATGTATAACGCCTACATCATGGCGCCGGACGGTCAAAAAATGTCCAAATCTAAGGGCAATGTTATCGATCCAATGGAAATCATGGACAGCGGTTATGGCGCTGATGCGCTGCGCGTCTATGAGATGTTTATCGCGCCGTACGATATGGATGCGCCGTGGGATCCGCGCGGAGTGCCGGGGACGTATCGGTTCTTAAACCGAGTGTGGAATTTAGTGCAGGAGTTTGTGGTTGCGGATACATCACCATCCACTAACCCTTCCTTGAGCGACCCATCGTCATCGACTGATTCTTCTGAATTATTGCGCCTCACTCACCTCACTATCAAGAAAGTCACTCGCGACATTGAGGATGAAAAGTTCAACACGGCAGTGGCGGCGATGATGGAGATGGTGAACGGCCTATACAAGCTCAAAGAAACACACGGCATGCAAGCAACAGAAACGTGGCAGTTTGCCTTGGAGAGTTTGCTGCAAATTTTAGCACCATTTGCACCGCACATCACCGAAGAATTGTGGCAAGAATTGGGCCATAGTGACACTATTCATGTCGATCACTGGCCGAAATGGGATGAAAAATATCTGGTGAGCGATGTGATGACCATCATCGTTCAGGTCAATGGTAAGCTTCGATCACGGCTGGAGCTGCCGGCTGACGCTGATAAAGAGACGATTGAGCAACGAGCGCTGGATGACGAGAAGGTTCGCGCCTATCTCGACGCCCGGACACCGAAAAAGGTGATTTATGTGCCGGGGAAGTTGGTGAATATTGTTGTCTAG
- a CDS encoding GNAT family N-acetyltransferase: MDELTIERASHITESDVADITNLIAALTSKPHPADTKLLQQIIDSPSHVLLLARLSGKVVGMATVALLLGPAAGRKIYLDDFVADPTIQGRGVGSQLWDAIIDWGREQGALKLEFTSRPEREAAQQFYLKKGAVVRSTNAFAKEL, from the coding sequence ATGGACGAATTGACAATTGAACGAGCATCCCACATCACTGAATCTGATGTGGCAGACATTACCAACCTTATCGCGGCGCTTACCAGCAAGCCGCATCCAGCTGACACCAAGCTGTTGCAGCAGATTATCGACTCGCCGAGTCATGTGTTGCTGTTGGCACGGTTATCAGGCAAAGTCGTTGGCATGGCAACGGTGGCGTTATTACTGGGGCCAGCTGCTGGGCGTAAGATCTACCTCGACGATTTCGTTGCTGATCCGACTATCCAGGGCAGGGGCGTCGGCTCTCAACTCTGGGACGCTATCATCGACTGGGGTCGCGAGCAGGGCGCTTTGAAATTAGAATTCACATCACGCCCAGAACGTGAAGCGGCGCAGCAATTCTACTTGAAAAAGGGCGCAGTCGTACGTAGCACTAACGCTTTTGCTAAGGAATTGTAG
- a CDS encoding phosphate acetyltransferase, with the protein MNQHIRDLAKILASNPPRVVFPEGDNHIIQQAARVLEESGAAQPVLLDGEENAISRGATMLTSGEADVMVAGIDHPTKDVLRAGLKIVGLAPDVRYASSFFVIDVPQFQGGEQGLLLFADCGMNIQPNAEQLAAIAMSSANSAASLGWEPRVAMLSYSTKGSAGGDSVELVTQALQLVKTGRPDILIDGELQLDAAIVPAIGQKKSPDSPVAGMANILVFPDLGSGNIAYKLAEHLAGGHAYGPILQGFARPISDLSRGSSVDDVIGATLVTASMAQAHS; encoded by the coding sequence ATGAATCAGCACATACGAGACCTAGCAAAAATTTTAGCTTCAAATCCGCCACGCGTGGTATTTCCTGAGGGCGATAATCACATCATCCAGCAGGCAGCACGCGTACTAGAAGAAAGCGGCGCAGCGCAGCCAGTGTTGCTTGATGGGGAAGAGAACGCCATCAGTCGCGGTGCAACGATGCTAACGAGCGGCGAGGCTGACGTTATGGTGGCTGGGATTGATCACCCAACGAAAGACGTGCTGCGGGCTGGGCTGAAAATTGTTGGACTGGCGCCCGATGTTCGATATGCATCCAGCTTTTTCGTGATAGACGTCCCACAGTTTCAGGGCGGCGAACAAGGTTTATTGCTCTTTGCCGACTGCGGTATGAATATTCAGCCAAACGCCGAGCAGCTGGCGGCGATTGCCATGTCCTCAGCGAATAGTGCGGCGTCGCTTGGCTGGGAGCCACGCGTGGCTATGCTGTCATATTCAACGAAAGGCAGCGCTGGCGGTGATAGTGTCGAGCTCGTCACCCAGGCACTACAACTCGTCAAGACAGGGCGACCCGATATACTCATTGACGGTGAACTACAATTAGACGCGGCAATCGTCCCCGCTATCGGCCAGAAAAAGTCACCGGACAGTCCGGTTGCCGGCATGGCTAATATCCTTGTGTTTCCTGATCTTGGTTCTGGTAATATCGCGTATAAGTTAGCCGAACATCTGGCTGGCGGTCATGCGTACGGGCCGATCTTGCAGGGTTTTGCTCGGCCAATCAGCGACCTATCGCGCGGCTCTAGCGTTGATGATGTGATCGGCGCCACACTCGTTACTGCTAGTATGGCGCAAGCGCACTCATAG
- a CDS encoding non-canonical purine NTP pyrophosphatase, which yields MMKTITFITGNQHKADYLSRMLGLPLKHRAVDLTEIQSTSLEEIVEHKVRQAYAVAKRPVLVEDVALEFTALGGLPGPFIKFFVEAPNGLENLCRMLDGFDDRSAVAACVFGYYDGQRVRLFRAELHGAISEYPIGDGGFGWDKIFCPDGYGGKTRAELTPDEDAETYRLFKPIDAVRQFLTTLE from the coding sequence GTGATGAAGACGATTACGTTTATCACCGGCAATCAGCACAAGGCAGATTACTTATCGCGCATGCTGGGTTTACCACTGAAGCATCGGGCGGTTGATTTAACGGAAATTCAATCAACGAGCTTGGAAGAGATTGTTGAGCATAAGGTACGTCAGGCGTATGCAGTTGCTAAGCGTCCAGTTTTGGTTGAGGATGTGGCGCTTGAGTTTACGGCGCTCGGTGGACTGCCGGGTCCGTTTATCAAGTTTTTTGTGGAGGCGCCAAACGGCTTAGAGAATCTCTGCCGGATGCTTGATGGCTTTGACGATCGATCGGCGGTGGCGGCATGCGTGTTTGGCTACTATGACGGCCAGCGGGTCAGGTTGTTTCGCGCTGAACTTCATGGCGCTATCTCTGAGTATCCCATAGGCGATGGCGGCTTTGGCTGGGATAAAATATTTTGCCCAGATGGCTACGGGGGCAAAACGCGCGCCGAATTAACGCCAGATGAGGACGCTGAGACGTACCGCTTATTCAAGCCAATCGATGCCGTCCGTCAATTTCTCACCACACTTGAATAA
- a CDS encoding DUF1653 domain-containing protein, whose translation MACKKQSKGGFDKRHYIKYHDLDDDSKWVGIFRAQPEKYREEAADSKEQSRCAKISKGVYKHSKSGKLYEVIGLALETEAEDFLVIYRPLYENEYELFARPANMFTETVVLDGKSVSRFEKVNSETQV comes from the coding sequence ATGGCGTGCAAGAAACAGAGCAAGGGTGGCTTTGACAAACGACATTACATTAAATATCATGACCTGGATGATGATAGTAAATGGGTAGGAATCTTCCGCGCTCAGCCAGAGAAGTATCGCGAAGAAGCTGCGGATAGTAAAGAGCAGAGTCGTTGCGCGAAAATAAGCAAGGGTGTGTACAAGCATAGCAAGTCAGGCAAGCTATACGAGGTGATCGGTCTAGCGTTAGAAACTGAGGCAGAAGACTTCCTAGTAATTTACCGACCTCTCTATGAAAATGAATATGAGTTATTTGCTCGCCCCGCCAACATGTTTACGGAAACGGTAGTACTGGATGGGAAATCTGTGTCGCGATTTGAGAAAGTAAACTCTGAAACTCAGGTGTAA
- the ligA gene encoding NAD-dependent DNA ligase LigA: MTARQLDRQAAEQRIVKLRDLINDYRYHYHVFDESIMSEAAADSLKHELSQLEEQFPELVTPDSPTQRVAGKALGKFTKVQHQTRMISLQDVFDREEVAAWIQRMKKVRRDITEEFLCDIKMDGLACALIYEDGVLTRAVTRGDGLVGEDVTMNVRTIQNVPLTLRANQRFAHFLRGRTEIRGEIVMHKEDFAALNQRRRAAGQPEFANPRNLAAGTIRQLDPKLVAERPLHFVGYDIIRDNLEDTPTIAFGYQMMNELGITTSRQTQIVYGLDEVMSYINHLDELRQSLQFNTDGAVIKLNDRRQFAELGIVGKTPRAAVAYKFAAEEATTIVRDIVISIGRTGAATPVAVFDPVVVAGTTVQHASLHNADEIARLDVRRGDTVVIFKAGDIIPQVQTVLKELRPADTKPIDYPAELARQYPELAFVRPEGEAVYRVKGLSGPLILKRSLAHFASKGALDIDTLGEKNVEALVEAGLVNDLADIYRLTKDDLLQLERFADISAQKLIDAIAAKKQPALERFLFGLGIRHVGAQTAIDLANHFESVEKLSQATIDELREVDGVGEIVAESIVAWFADEDNVTLLEKFADLGVAPQFSRKSDRLAGQSFVITGTLQSMGRDAAAEKIRNLGGVFQTAVAKDTTYLVAGGKVGASKLKKAEQYGTKIIDEQTLLELIQ, translated from the coding sequence ATGACAGCGCGCCAGCTTGATCGGCAGGCGGCCGAGCAACGAATTGTCAAACTGCGAGATCTGATCAATGATTATCGCTATCATTACCATGTGTTTGATGAATCGATCATGAGTGAGGCGGCGGCTGATAGCCTGAAACATGAATTGTCGCAGCTAGAAGAGCAGTTTCCTGAACTCGTCACACCAGACAGCCCGACCCAGCGGGTGGCAGGAAAAGCGCTCGGTAAATTTACCAAGGTCCAGCATCAAACGCGGATGATTTCACTGCAGGACGTGTTTGACCGAGAAGAAGTTGCGGCGTGGATACAGCGCATGAAAAAAGTGCGCCGGGACATCACTGAAGAATTTTTGTGTGATATCAAGATGGATGGCCTGGCCTGTGCGCTGATTTATGAAGACGGTGTGCTGACGCGGGCCGTGACGCGCGGCGACGGATTGGTTGGTGAAGATGTGACCATGAATGTGCGGACGATTCAGAATGTGCCGCTGACACTGCGCGCCAACCAGCGATTTGCTCATTTTTTGCGTGGTCGGACGGAGATTCGTGGTGAAATCGTGATGCACAAAGAGGACTTTGCAGCCTTAAATCAGCGTCGGCGAGCGGCCGGTCAGCCAGAATTTGCCAATCCGCGTAATTTAGCAGCCGGGACGATTCGTCAGCTTGACCCAAAACTGGTGGCAGAGCGTCCATTGCACTTCGTTGGTTATGACATCATTCGCGATAACCTCGAGGATACGCCGACAATTGCCTTTGGCTATCAGATGATGAACGAGTTGGGCATCACCACCAGTCGGCAGACACAAATTGTCTATGGCCTGGACGAAGTGATGAGCTATATCAATCACCTTGATGAGCTGCGTCAGTCGCTGCAGTTTAATACTGACGGAGCGGTCATCAAGCTCAATGACCGGCGACAGTTTGCCGAGCTGGGCATCGTTGGCAAGACACCACGAGCGGCAGTGGCCTATAAATTTGCCGCCGAAGAAGCTACGACCATCGTCCGTGATATCGTTATTTCCATCGGTCGAACCGGTGCGGCCACGCCAGTAGCGGTGTTTGACCCAGTGGTGGTGGCTGGTACGACGGTGCAGCACGCCAGTCTGCATAATGCTGATGAAATTGCCCGGCTAGATGTGCGCCGCGGCGATACGGTGGTGATTTTCAAGGCCGGCGACATCATCCCGCAGGTGCAAACTGTGCTAAAAGAATTGCGACCGGCAGATACTAAGCCAATTGATTATCCAGCAGAACTGGCGCGCCAATATCCAGAACTAGCATTTGTGCGGCCAGAGGGCGAGGCAGTCTACCGCGTTAAAGGTTTGAGTGGCCCGCTGATTTTGAAGCGGTCCCTGGCACACTTTGCCTCCAAAGGCGCGCTGGACATCGACACATTGGGCGAGAAAAATGTCGAGGCGCTGGTAGAAGCTGGGCTGGTTAATGATTTGGCAGATATCTACCGTCTGACGAAAGACGATTTGCTGCAGTTAGAGCGTTTCGCTGATATTTCCGCGCAAAAGCTCATTGATGCCATTGCTGCCAAGAAGCAGCCAGCCTTGGAGCGATTTTTGTTTGGTCTCGGTATTCGGCATGTTGGCGCGCAGACGGCGATTGATCTTGCGAATCACTTTGAAAGTGTTGAGAAACTCAGCCAAGCGACTATCGATGAGCTACGCGAAGTGGACGGCGTCGGTGAAATTGTTGCCGAGTCAATCGTGGCATGGTTTGCTGATGAAGATAATGTGACGCTGCTCGAAAAATTTGCTGACTTGGGTGTGGCGCCGCAGTTTAGTCGAAAATCTGATCGCCTGGCTGGCCAAAGTTTCGTCATTACTGGCACGCTGCAGTCGATGGGCCGTGATGCCGCCGCGGAAAAAATCCGCAATCTAGGTGGTGTCTTTCAAACCGCTGTTGCAAAAGATACAACATATCTGGTAGCGGGTGGTAAAGTCGGCGCCAGCAAGCTAAAAAAAGCTGAACAATACGGCACTAAAATTATTGATGAACAAACATTGTTAGAGCTTATACAATAA
- a CDS encoding M48 family metalloprotease: MYSAISHNKRNTVLIMAVFVAIIGVIGVLVGMYLRNYSLSLIIVGCALLYAWLQYYIAGKLAMAMSGAQQIEKKDAPELWRVVENLAIASGMPMPKVYIIDDPAPNAFATGRDPKHAIVGATTGLLEIMDKRELEAVMAHEMSHVRNYDIRVSMIAFGLVSAIGLLADIALRMMIYGDDDDGDTSPIVYVVGIIVVILAPILATITQLAVSRQREYLADASGALLTRDSEGLAMALEKLQSYGRPMRRQSTSTANLFMNNPLRPGFFSKLFSTHPPLEDRIARLRSNATKM, encoded by the coding sequence ATGTATAGTGCAATTTCTCATAATAAGCGAAACACTGTGCTGATCATGGCAGTGTTTGTGGCGATTATCGGCGTGATTGGTGTACTGGTCGGTATGTATCTACGGAACTATTCATTGTCGTTGATCATTGTCGGTTGTGCACTGCTTTATGCGTGGTTACAATATTATATTGCTGGTAAATTGGCCATGGCGATGAGCGGTGCGCAGCAGATTGAAAAAAAGGATGCGCCGGAGCTGTGGCGAGTAGTAGAAAACCTCGCGATCGCTTCTGGTATGCCGATGCCAAAAGTCTATATCATTGACGACCCGGCACCAAATGCCTTTGCAACCGGCCGCGATCCAAAGCACGCTATCGTTGGTGCGACTACTGGGCTGTTGGAAATTATGGACAAGCGCGAACTCGAGGCGGTGATGGCGCACGAGATGAGTCATGTGCGTAATTACGATATTCGCGTTAGTATGATTGCCTTTGGGTTGGTGAGTGCTATTGGGTTGCTTGCTGATATCGCACTCCGGATGATGATATATGGCGATGATGATGACGGGGATACCAGCCCGATTGTCTACGTCGTGGGTATTATAGTAGTAATCTTGGCACCGATTTTAGCAACGATTACGCAACTGGCAGTCAGCCGCCAGCGCGAGTATCTCGCGGACGCCTCGGGTGCGCTCTTGACTCGCGACTCGGAGGGGCTGGCGATGGCACTGGAGAAGTTACAAAGTTATGGTCGGCCAATGCGCAGGCAGAGTACTTCAACAGCGAACTTGTTTATGAACAATCCGCTGCGCCCTGGCTTTTTCTCAAAGTTATTTAGCACCCATCCGCCGCTAGAAGATCGAATCGCACGTCTGCGAAGTAATGCAACAAAGATGTAA